From a single Candidatus Abyssobacteria bacterium SURF_5 genomic region:
- a CDS encoding CoA-binding protein, whose amino-acid sequence MPSNYENFWTATSYAIIGHSAKMDFPKITYNALKKSGKKVFPIDPGAPSIDGDNAYSDLASLPERVEAVVIEVPKEETRNWVAQAADAGIRNVWIHMDCETPEALELAREKGLNVCYGSCAVMYVIPGLSFHSIHKWINKLLGKY is encoded by the coding sequence ATGCCATCGAATTATGAAAACTTCTGGACCGCGACGAGCTATGCGATAATCGGGCACTCGGCGAAGATGGACTTCCCGAAAATCACTTACAATGCGCTCAAGAAATCGGGCAAGAAGGTTTTTCCGATTGATCCCGGCGCGCCCTCCATCGATGGCGACAACGCGTATTCTGATCTTGCATCGCTGCCGGAACGAGTCGAGGCAGTCGTTATTGAAGTGCCGAAGGAAGAAACAAGGAATTGGGTTGCGCAGGCGGCGGATGCGGGGATCAGGAACGTGTGGATTCACATGGACTGTGAAACGCCTGAGGCGCTGGAGTTAGCCCGCGAGAAAGGTTTGAACGTGTGCTATGGGTCATGCGCCGTGATGTACGTGATCCCCGGCCTTTCCTTCCATTCCATCCACAAATGGATCAATAAATTGTTGGGCAAGTACTAG